TCCGTTTGCGAGCTCCGCGTCCGCCGTCGGTACAAGAAGACCCTCAGGCGTCAGGAGGGACCCCGCCCGGCCCGCGCCGTCACCACGTCCTGCCATAGAGCAGGTTGGCGCCCAGCGCGCCGCCGCCGTAGTCCCCCGCCGCCGCGTCCAGGGCCGTCAGGCCTCCCCCCGGGCCGTGCAGCGCGGGCGGGCTGGGCGACAGCTCCTCCAGCTCGGGCGCGGGCGTCGGCGCGGGCGGTTGCGGGGCGGCCTGGCCGGGCGTCGGTGTAGCCGCGCCGTTCTGGCAGGGCTTGCCGTCTTTGACCAGCACGGGCACGGCCACGCGGCGCGGGGACGGCGGCGGTGGGCCCAGGCCGACctcctgctgcagctgctgcGCCGCCTTGTCCTTGGCCTGCCGCTTCATCTTGTAGCGGTGGTTTTGGAACCAGATCTTGACCTGCGTGGGCGTCAGGTGGATCACGCTGGCCAGGTGCTCGCGCTCGGGCGCCGACAAGTACTTCTGCTGCTTGAAGCGCCGCTCCAGCTCGTAGACCTGCGCCTGCGAGAACAGCACGCGGCGCTTCCTCCGCGGCGCCGCCGCCACCGTATGCAGGGGCGCCAGCGACTTGGCGGCGTCCGCGATGCCCGGCAGCGACCCCATGCCGGCCACGTTGACTCCAGCTGACGGCCCCATGAACCTGGAGACTGGGGAAGGGCCCAAGGGGAATGCCGGTCAGCCGCCGCCCAGCTCTCTTCACACCGCTGCGGccgcgacgccggcgtggccccGGCGGGTCCCAGGACGCCCCGCGCGCCCAGGGGACCAGCACCCCCCGCGCGCGCAGGGTCCCAGGACGCCCCGCGCGACCCCGGCCGGGTCCCAGCGCCCCCCGCGCGCTCAGGGTCCCAGGACACCCCGCGCGCCCCAGGCCCGGTCCCAGCGCCCCCCGCGCCTCGGACTGTGGCGGGAAAAACCCGCGCGGTCTGCTGCCCTCCGTCCCGCGCTCCCGGCCTCGCTCACTTGACGAGTAGCGCGGGTCCGGGTTGGCGCCGTACCAGCCGGTGGCCGCGGCGGCCGTGCCGCCCCGCATGCTGTCCGTGTAGGCGGGCAGCTCGCCCATGTTGCCCAGGCCGCCGTTGCAGTAGCCGCCCATGGCGCTGTGCGGGAACTGCGGGACGCCGGGCGGCATGTGGTAGGtggcggccgccgccgccgccgccgccgcggccgccgccgccgccgccgcattGTGGCCCGCCATGGCGTGCGGCGCTTGCATGCCCGCCACGGCCGCAGCTTGCGAGGAGGGCCCGGTCGGCGGTGCGCGGTAGGCGGCGGCCGCGGCCCCCAGAGGCGCCCCCAGGCCGGGCGGCGCACCGTCCATGGCGCCGCCGAACTTCTTGTAGGTCTCCTCGATGGGGCTCAGGATGTCGGACACGGAGAAGGGCGTCGTGTGCTTGGGGCTCAACGACATGGCTCGGCGGACGGCCAGGTAGGGGAGCCCGGGGCGGGCGCGGGCGGGACGCCGCGGGCGCGGGTCGCCGCCACCTGGGCCGGGGCGGCAGCGCCTGTGACCAGGCGTCGGTGGCGCGGCGAGCCCCCGGAGCTGCGGGATCTGGGGTTTATTTTAGTCCCGCGCCAGGTTTACGACAGACTCGGGGGGCGGAGCAACATCGCAAACGAGCAAACAATGGTCATTGACATCTTTTTCTCTCGGCTCCCCA
The DNA window shown above is from Kogia breviceps isolate mKogBre1 chromosome 14, mKogBre1 haplotype 1, whole genome shotgun sequence and carries:
- the NKX2-4 gene encoding homeobox protein Nkx-2.4; its protein translation is MSLSPKHTTPFSVSDILSPIEETYKKFGGAMDGAPPGLGAPLGAAAAAYRAPPTGPSSQAAAVAGMQAPHAMAGHNAAAAAAAAAAAAAAAATYHMPPGVPQFPHSAMGGYCNGGLGNMGELPAYTDSMRGGTAAAATGWYGANPDPRYSSISRFMGPSAGVNVAGMGSLPGIADAAKSLAPLHTVAAAPRRKRRVLFSQAQVYELERRFKQQKYLSAPEREHLASVIHLTPTQVKIWFQNHRYKMKRQAKDKAAQQLQQEVGLGPPPPSPRRVAVPVLVKDGKPCQNGAATPTPGQAAPQPPAPTPAPELEELSPSPPALHGPGGGLTALDAAAGDYGGGALGANLLYGRTW